A genome region from Dolichospermum compactum NIES-806 includes the following:
- a CDS encoding type IIL restriction-modification enzyme MmeI — protein MPLSWNEIKSRAIAFSQEWEHETSEDAEAKSFWDRFFHVFGISRRRVATFEQSVKKADNKQGFIDLLWKGVILVEHKSRGKSLDKAMQQAKDYFPGLKEHELPKYILVSDFQKFKLYDLDTNITTEFELKDFINQVHLFGFMAGYEKRTYKDEDPVNIQAAELMGKLHDKLEAVGYRGHDLEVYLVRLLFCLFADDTGIFDKGIFWEYIDLHTKSDGSDLAMHIASIFHTLNTPPEKRLTNLDTNLAQFPYVNGNLFAEVLQPAAFDSKMREMFLEACGFDWGKISPAIFGSMFQAVMNPKERRNLGAHYTSEKNIQKLIKPLFLDDLYLELEKVKSNRGKLQELHQKIASLYFLDPACGCGNFLIITYRELRELEIKILQALNKNGQQFINIQDIIKVNVDQFAGIEYDEFAVRVAEVAMWLIDHQMNIQVSHEFGQYFFRVPLTKSAKIVHGNSLRIDWETVVEKESLSFIFR, from the coding sequence ATGCCTTTAAGTTGGAACGAAATCAAAAGTCGAGCGATCGCATTTTCTCAAGAATGGGAACATGAAACCTCAGAAGATGCCGAAGCTAAATCATTTTGGGATCGTTTTTTTCATGTTTTTGGTATTTCTCGGCGACGGGTGGCGACATTTGAACAATCTGTAAAAAAAGCCGATAATAAACAAGGTTTTATTGATTTACTCTGGAAAGGTGTAATTTTAGTAGAACATAAATCTAGGGGAAAAAGTCTAGATAAAGCTATGCAGCAAGCTAAAGATTATTTCCCTGGTTTAAAAGAACATGAATTACCAAAATATATTTTAGTTTCTGATTTCCAAAAGTTTAAACTCTACGACTTAGATACTAATATTACCACAGAATTTGAACTAAAAGATTTTATTAATCAGGTTCATTTATTCGGTTTTATGGCTGGTTATGAAAAACGCACCTATAAAGATGAAGATCCGGTCAATATACAAGCTGCTGAATTAATGGGGAAACTACATGATAAACTAGAAGCAGTTGGTTATCGAGGTCATGATTTAGAAGTCTATTTAGTCCGGTTACTCTTCTGTTTATTTGCTGATGATACAGGCATTTTTGATAAAGGTATTTTTTGGGAATATATTGATTTACATACTAAATCAGATGGTAGTGATTTAGCAATGCACATTGCTTCTATTTTTCATACATTAAATACACCACCGGAAAAAAGATTAACAAATTTAGATACTAATTTGGCTCAGTTTCCCTATGTGAATGGTAACTTATTTGCAGAGGTTTTACAACCGGCTGCTTTTGATAGCAAAATGCGGGAAATGTTTTTAGAAGCTTGTGGTTTTGACTGGGGTAAAATCTCACCGGCTATTTTTGGTTCGATGTTTCAAGCGGTCATGAATCCCAAGGAAAGACGAAATTTAGGCGCTCATTATACCTCGGAAAAAAATATTCAAAAGTTGATTAAACCTCTATTTTTAGATGATTTATATTTAGAATTGGAAAAAGTCAAAAGTAATCGGGGTAAACTCCAAGAATTACATCAAAAAATCGCTAGTCTTTATTTTCTTGATCCTGCTTGTGGTTGCGGTAATTTCTTAATTATCACTTATCGGGAATTGCGAGAGCTAGAGATTAAAATTTTGCAAGCATTGAATAAAAATGGACAGCAATTTATTAATATTCAAGATATTATTAAGGTTAATGTAGATCAATTTGCGGGTATTGAATATGATGAATTTGCGGTGCGTGTTGCTGAGGTGGCAATGTGGTTAATTGACCATCAAATGAATATTCAGGTTAGTCATGAATTTGGTCAATATTTTTTCAGAGTTCCTTTAACTAAATCTGCAAAAATTGTTCATGGTAATTCATTAAGAATTGATTGGGAAACCGTTGTAGAGAAGGAAAGCTTGAGTTTCATCTTTAGATGA